A single Acidaminococcus sp. DNA region contains:
- the fabD gene encoding ACP S-malonyltransferase, with product MSKIAFMFPGQGAQKVGMMKELYDNYAVVKDVFKEADEALDFSMTDLIFKGPEDQLRLTYNTQPAILTCSVAALRVLEENGVKPAVAAGHSLGEYSALVAAGAMSFADAVRTVRQRGRFMQEAVPVGQGAMAAIIALDTEKIKAICADVAAKTGQCVQAVNFNCPGQVVIAGHTEAVQKAADAMKEAGAKRAIMLAVSAPFHSALMQPAADRLAEVLDKIDIKDAAIPVYANVTAKPETKGDEIRKQLVKQAASPVLWEDTVRNMMADGVDTFVEVGPGKTLCGFIRKVDRSYTALNVEDMDSLEKSLAKLKEVR from the coding sequence ATGAGTAAAATTGCTTTTATGTTCCCTGGACAGGGAGCGCAGAAAGTCGGCATGATGAAGGAACTGTACGATAACTATGCCGTCGTGAAAGATGTTTTCAAGGAAGCTGATGAGGCACTTGACTTTTCTATGACGGACCTGATCTTCAAGGGCCCGGAGGATCAGCTGCGTCTGACCTATAACACACAGCCCGCTATTCTGACCTGCAGTGTTGCTGCTCTCAGAGTTCTGGAAGAAAATGGTGTGAAACCCGCTGTGGCTGCCGGTCATAGCCTGGGAGAATATTCCGCTCTTGTGGCCGCCGGTGCCATGAGCTTTGCTGACGCCGTTCGTACGGTTCGTCAAAGAGGCCGTTTTATGCAGGAAGCGGTTCCTGTCGGTCAGGGTGCCATGGCTGCCATCATTGCTCTTGATACGGAAAAAATCAAAGCTATCTGCGCCGATGTCGCTGCCAAGACCGGTCAATGCGTACAAGCTGTCAACTTCAACTGCCCGGGCCAGGTTGTTATTGCCGGCCACACGGAAGCGGTTCAAAAAGCGGCTGATGCCATGAAGGAAGCTGGCGCAAAGCGTGCCATTATGCTCGCCGTCAGTGCACCTTTCCATAGTGCCCTGATGCAGCCTGCCGCAGACAGACTTGCTGAAGTACTCGATAAAATTGATATCAAGGATGCTGCTATTCCTGTCTATGCCAATGTAACGGCTAAACCGGAAACCAAGGGCGATGAAATCCGCAAGCAGCTCGTAAAACAGGCTGCCAGCCCCGTTCTGTGGGAAGATACCGTTCGCAACATGATGGCAGACGGTGTAGATACGTTTGTGGAAGTCGGACCCGGTAAGACCCTGTGCGGCTTCATTCGTAAAGTAGACCGTTCCTACACGGCGCTTAACGTGGAAGATATGGATAGTTTGGAAAAATCTCTTGCTAAATTGAAGGAGGTCAGATAA
- the plsX gene encoding phosphate acyltransferase PlsX, with protein MKIAVDVMGTDYGPAEIIKGVLEAVGEYGCEVVLVGDQDVIKAELQKEHQENNPKVSIHHASQVIEMKEHPGISVKKKKDASIVVATHLLHEKECDALVSSGSTGAAVASALFGLGRIRGIERPAIATVIPSITGATVLLDSGAKVDTKPEQMVQSAIMGSVYAELQLGIKNPRVGLLNIGEEETKGNEQTLATYPLMKQEKHINFIGNVEGRDINKGTVDVVVCDGFTGNVVLKTMEGLGIAIVDIFKNTIFSSGIMAKLGALLMKPALEKMKHKMDASEYGGALLLGVRAPFIICHGSSKAKAIKNAVRVAMELTEKDVVGRIRKEIMHDEDESGELK; from the coding sequence ATGAAAATCGCGGTTGATGTTATGGGGACCGACTATGGTCCTGCTGAAATCATCAAAGGGGTTTTGGAAGCAGTAGGGGAGTACGGCTGTGAGGTCGTCCTGGTCGGTGATCAGGATGTCATCAAAGCTGAACTGCAAAAGGAACACCAGGAAAACAATCCGAAAGTTTCTATCCATCATGCCAGTCAGGTAATTGAGATGAAAGAACACCCTGGCATCAGTGTCAAGAAAAAGAAGGATGCCTCCATCGTGGTGGCTACGCATCTGCTCCATGAAAAGGAGTGCGATGCTCTCGTCTCTTCAGGAAGTACAGGTGCTGCCGTGGCTTCGGCCCTGTTCGGCCTCGGCCGTATCAGAGGCATTGAACGTCCGGCCATTGCAACGGTGATTCCGAGTATTACGGGTGCTACTGTGCTGCTTGATTCCGGGGCTAAAGTTGATACGAAGCCGGAGCAGATGGTGCAGAGTGCCATTATGGGATCGGTTTATGCAGAGCTTCAGCTTGGCATCAAAAATCCCCGCGTCGGGCTCCTTAATATCGGCGAAGAGGAAACGAAGGGCAACGAACAGACACTTGCCACGTATCCGCTGATGAAACAGGAGAAACATATTAACTTTATTGGTAATGTGGAAGGCCGTGACATCAATAAGGGCACGGTCGATGTGGTTGTCTGTGACGGATTTACAGGGAACGTGGTCCTGAAGACCATGGAAGGCCTGGGCATTGCCATTGTAGATATTTTCAAGAATACCATTTTTTCGAGCGGCATCATGGCAAAACTGGGTGCGCTCCTGATGAAACCTGCTCTTGAAAAGATGAAGCACAAAATGGATGCTTCTGAATATGGCGGGGCTCTTTTACTGGGCGTCCGTGCACCGTTTATTATTTGTCATGGCAGTTCCAAAGCCAAGGCCATCAAAAATGCCGTTCGTGTGGCCATGGAACTGACGGAAAAAGATGTAGTAGGCCGTATTCGCAAAGAAATCATGCACGATGAAGACGAAAGTGGTGAGCTAAAGTAA
- a CDS encoding ketoacyl-ACP synthase III has protein sequence MTPFGVGFLGMGYDVPEKVLTNFDLAKLMDTSDEWIRTRTGIVRRHIAAPDEATSDLAFRAAKRALADARITAEELDLIVVATESPDMKFPSVACMLQDRLGASHAAAFDLAAGCSGFVYACAVVSQMIASGLYRHILVVGAETLSRILNWKDRSTCILFGDGAGAVVLGRVEPGYGILAVSLGAQGSGGQFLNLPAGGSRRPASHETVDAGAHFLHMNGSEVFKFAVKTVPRCTLDVLKKAGLTVADIDLLIPHQANLRIIESAAKRLNFPMEKIVVNVNEYANTSAASIPIALCEAWDKGRIHKDDHVVMVGFGAGLTYGSLAVRWQKNKEAKS, from the coding sequence ATGACCCCATTTGGAGTCGGATTTCTCGGTATGGGATATGATGTCCCGGAAAAAGTTCTTACGAATTTTGACCTTGCAAAATTGATGGATACCAGTGACGAGTGGATTCGGACCCGTACTGGTATCGTTCGGCGGCATATTGCCGCCCCTGATGAAGCCACTTCTGATCTTGCCTTCAGAGCAGCAAAACGGGCGCTTGCTGATGCCCGGATTACTGCAGAGGAGCTTGACCTGATTGTTGTTGCTACCGAATCGCCTGATATGAAGTTTCCGTCCGTGGCCTGCATGCTGCAGGACCGTTTGGGAGCATCCCATGCAGCCGCTTTTGACCTGGCGGCAGGGTGTTCCGGTTTCGTCTATGCCTGCGCCGTTGTGAGCCAGATGATTGCTTCCGGACTTTATCGCCACATCCTTGTGGTAGGCGCGGAGACTCTCTCCCGTATTCTGAACTGGAAGGACCGCAGTACCTGCATCCTCTTTGGAGACGGAGCCGGAGCCGTTGTTCTCGGCCGTGTGGAACCGGGATACGGAATCTTGGCGGTAAGCCTCGGCGCGCAGGGATCCGGAGGACAATTCCTGAACCTTCCTGCCGGCGGATCGCGCAGACCGGCCTCCCATGAGACGGTTGATGCGGGGGCACATTTCCTTCATATGAACGGTTCGGAAGTATTTAAATTTGCCGTAAAGACGGTTCCCCGCTGCACTTTGGATGTTCTAAAGAAAGCGGGCCTGACAGTGGCGGATATTGATCTGCTGATTCCGCACCAGGCAAACCTGCGAATCATTGAATCCGCTGCAAAGAGACTGAATTTCCCAATGGAGAAAATTGTAGTCAATGTGAATGAGTATGCCAATACATCAGCGGCTTCCATTCCTATTGCACTTTGCGAGGCATGGGACAAGGGCCGCATCCATAAAGATGATCATGTGGTCATGGTCGGTTTTGGAGCCGGTCTGACCTACGGATCACTGGCTGTAAGATGGCAAAAAAACAAGGAGGCAAAATCATGA
- the rpmF gene encoding 50S ribosomal protein L32 produces the protein MAVPKRKMSKARRDSRRANWKLTAPGLVECPQCHELMRPHHVCPECGYYDGKEVVKTEEE, from the coding sequence ATGGCAGTACCAAAGAGAAAGATGTCTAAAGCTCGCCGCGATTCCCGTCGCGCTAATTGGAAACTGACTGCTCCTGGCTTGGTTGAATGTCCGCAATGCCACGAGCTGATGCGTCCGCACCATGTATGCCCTGAATGTGGGTATTACGATGGCAAGGAAGTTGTCAAGACCGAAGAGGAATAA
- a CDS encoding DUF177 domain-containing protein: protein MIKINVAEIKKQLIGSASYHYDLEAGDLDLQKEDVELDGPVSADFTLSNGGDMILLEGKLQFRVKTQCARCLKDIVLNLTADLDERYYPEGTEGLEEDAMTYKFDMVDVTDALRESLLLSVPARALCKPDCKGICPVCGADRNVTPCHCETRSIDPRLQALEALLKK from the coding sequence ATGATTAAGATCAATGTAGCAGAAATCAAGAAACAACTTATCGGGTCTGCTTCCTATCATTATGACTTGGAAGCAGGGGATTTGGATCTTCAGAAGGAAGACGTTGAACTTGACGGGCCTGTGTCCGCTGACTTTACGCTTTCCAACGGGGGAGACATGATTCTTCTGGAGGGTAAGCTGCAGTTCCGCGTGAAGACGCAGTGTGCGCGGTGTCTCAAGGACATTGTGCTGAATCTGACGGCAGACCTTGACGAACGGTATTATCCCGAAGGGACGGAAGGCCTGGAGGAAGATGCCATGACCTATAAGTTTGATATGGTTGATGTTACGGATGCTTTGAGGGAGTCCCTTCTGCTTTCTGTTCCTGCACGAGCACTGTGCAAACCGGACTGTAAGGGTATCTGTCCGGTCTGTGGAGCCGACAGAAACGTGACGCCGTGTCATTGTGAAACGAGATCCATTGATCCTAGATTACAGGCTCTCGAGGCATTGCTCAAGAAATAG
- a CDS encoding acyl carrier protein: MSEQSTFEKVKAITVDQLSVDPDDVKMDSTFIDDLGADSLDIVELIMAFEEEFNTEIPDDVAEKIRTVKDAVELLDKADK, translated from the coding sequence ATGAGCGAACAGAGTACTTTTGAAAAAGTAAAGGCAATCACCGTTGATCAGCTGAGCGTTGATCCTGATGATGTAAAGATGGACTCTACTTTCATCGATGACTTAGGAGCTGATTCCCTGGACATTGTGGAGCTGATCATGGCATTTGAAGAGGAATTCAATACTGAAATCCCCGATGATGTTGCTGAAAAGATCCGTACCGTGAAAGATGCAGTTGAACTGTTGGATAAAGCAGACAAATAA
- the fapR gene encoding transcription factor FapR, with protein sequence MGSAANKKLRQTKLQTLLAKNPFLTDENLAEQFDVSIQTIRLDRLALGIPELRERTRYMAENAQKKLQSITSDDIVGELIDLEIGVSGISMMTVTKEMVLQKTGVARGQYMFAQANSLALAVIDAPAAVTGVANVKYKIPVYSGSVLVARAEVKRKQEDKYTIWVKIRNNRKEVFRAKFLITALPEERNQENENRG encoded by the coding sequence ATGGGCTCTGCCGCAAATAAAAAGCTTCGTCAAACAAAATTGCAGACGCTTCTTGCGAAGAATCCCTTTCTGACTGATGAGAACCTGGCCGAACAGTTTGACGTCAGTATCCAGACCATTCGTCTTGACAGGCTGGCTCTTGGCATTCCGGAACTGCGTGAAAGAACGCGGTATATGGCCGAGAATGCCCAGAAAAAGCTGCAGTCCATCACGAGTGACGATATTGTCGGTGAACTGATTGACCTGGAAATCGGAGTCAGCGGGATTTCCATGATGACTGTCACCAAAGAGATGGTCCTGCAAAAGACGGGTGTTGCCCGCGGGCAGTATATGTTCGCACAGGCAAATTCACTGGCACTTGCCGTGATCGATGCTCCGGCCGCAGTGACCGGGGTGGCTAATGTCAAGTATAAGATCCCCGTCTACAGTGGTTCCGTGCTCGTTGCTCGAGCTGAAGTAAAAAGGAAACAAGAAGATAAGTATACAATCTGGGTGAAAATCAGGAACAACCGAAAGGAAGTTTTCAGAGCGAAGTTCCTGATCACAGCCTTGCCTGAAGAGAGGAATCAGGAAAATGAAAATCGCGGTTGA
- the fabG gene encoding 3-oxoacyl-[acyl-carrier-protein] reductase, which translates to MTLIGKVALVTGASRGIGRAIALTLAKAGADIAVNYAGNTAAAEATAEEIRKLGRKVMLCKCSVADTDACQEMVKSVVKEMGRLDILVNNAGITRDGLLMRMKEEDWDAVLTTNLKGVFNCTKAVMRTMMKQKSGRIVNMASVVGEMGNAGQANYAAAKAGVIGFTKAVAKEVASRGITVNAVAPGFIATDMTKVLSDEVQSQMLTAIPLGRQGQPQDVANAVSFFASEEAAYITGQVLNVDGGMVM; encoded by the coding sequence ATGACTTTGATTGGCAAAGTAGCACTGGTAACGGGGGCTTCCCGCGGAATCGGTCGGGCTATTGCTCTTACCCTTGCTAAGGCTGGGGCCGATATCGCAGTAAACTACGCCGGCAATACGGCCGCTGCCGAGGCTACGGCAGAAGAAATCCGCAAACTCGGGCGCAAAGTTATGCTGTGCAAATGCAGCGTTGCTGACACCGATGCCTGCCAGGAAATGGTCAAATCCGTCGTTAAAGAGATGGGCCGTCTGGATATCCTCGTCAATAATGCCGGAATCACCCGTGACGGACTGCTCATGCGCATGAAGGAAGAAGACTGGGATGCCGTGCTGACTACCAATCTGAAGGGCGTTTTCAACTGCACAAAGGCCGTTATGCGGACCATGATGAAGCAGAAGAGCGGTCGTATCGTCAATATGGCCTCCGTAGTCGGAGAGATGGGCAATGCCGGTCAGGCCAATTATGCCGCTGCCAAAGCCGGTGTCATTGGTTTTACCAAGGCGGTAGCCAAGGAAGTCGCTTCCCGCGGTATTACGGTCAATGCCGTAGCCCCCGGGTTCATTGCAACCGATATGACGAAGGTGCTGAGCGATGAAGTGCAGAGCCAGATGCTGACTGCCATTCCTCTGGGACGGCAGGGCCAGCCTCAAGATGTTGCCAATGCAGTTTCTTTCTTTGCTTCGGAAGAAGCTGCTTATATAACCGGCCAGGTTTTAAATGTGGACGGTGGCATGGTAATGTAG